The sequence GCCACAACCGAATCAGGGTTTGATAGGGGATGGATTTGAGCGTGGCGATTTTCCGCAGGGCGATGATCTGCGCCTCGTCGAGCTTCACGGACACGTTTTTCAGCCGGCGCTTTCGCTCGCCTTTGAGAATCTGATCGCGAAGCTCCTCGTCGAGGGCAAACTCGACCGGTCGCTCCTCCAGTTCGCCGAGCACGCCGTGGCGGTCATAAAACGCGGCGGGGTCCGCAATCCGTTCGTTTTTCGTCTTCGCGCTCGCCATGGCCTACCCCTTCCCGTGACGCTCGTAATAGCGCCGTTCCGCCCGCCCCATGTCCCAACCCGTGATGACGCGGATGAGGCCGCGTTCACGCTCCTCGAACACGATGACCAGCAGGCGGCCGGCATGTGTGCTTCCGAAGGCGGCATAATGACCCTTCTTCGTCTTCCGCACCAACGGAGAACGGGCCAGGACCTGCTCAGCCTCTTCGGGTTCGATCCCGTGGCCCAGCGCGAGGTGGAGTTCGTTTCCGTCGTCCCATTCGAAGTCTCGAATGCGCAAGCCGCCTCCGATAATGGTCATACATTAGAGGACAAATGCCACGACGTCAAACCGTTCGCACGGTCCGGCCCGATTGGCCGCCCCTTCCCCGCCCCGCGGATCCCTCGCCGATCCGACCTACTTCGCGTCTCGAACGCACCGCACCCGGATGGGGTTCAAGACTTCTTTCGAATCCCGCAGGATCGTCGCATCGCGGAAGTGGATCGTCCAAGCTTGCGTGGTGACCGGCGTCGTCTCCGTGGCGCTCCAGAATTGTTCGCACGAGCCTCTCAGATCCGCCGGCCAATAGCACCCCAATGCCTGCCCCCCGTACCCGTCGCATCCTTGCCAGCACTCCGGGGGGTTGCAGGACTCGGAGTCGGTGCATTCGTCCGTGATGAGACACGAGCCGCCCGTCATGGTCGCCTCGCAGATGGTGATCAACGAGCGCAGTTCCG comes from Deltaproteobacteria bacterium and encodes:
- a CDS encoding BrnT family toxin encodes the protein MRIRDFEWDDGNELHLALGHGIEPEEAEQVLARSPLVRKTKKGHYAAFGSTHAGRLLVIVFEERERGLIRVITGWDMGRAERRYYERHGKG